A region of Larimichthys crocea isolate SSNF chromosome X, L_crocea_2.0, whole genome shotgun sequence DNA encodes the following proteins:
- the LOC104936703 gene encoding glutamate dehydrogenase, mitochondrial — MYRYFGELLTRGAGSVLASGCSAADSALPATAASLLRYRCYSQAVDRDDDPNFFTMVEGFFDRGAAIVEDQLVESLKTRESAEQKRKRVRGILRIIKPCNHVLSVSFPIKKDSGEWEVIEGYRAQHSQHRTPCKGGIRYSTDVSVDEVKALASLMTYKCAVVDVPFGGAKAGVKVNPRNYSDTELEKITRRFTIELAKKGFIGPGIDVPAPDMSTGEREMSWIADTFATTMGHYDINAHACVTGKPISQGGIHGRISATGRGVFHGIENFINEAAYMSQLGMCPGFQDKTFVIQGFGNVGLHSMRYLHRFGAKCVGVGEMDGNIWNPNGIDPKELEDYKLANGTIVGFPNSTPYEGNILEADCDILIPAASEKQLTKSNAHKIKAKIIAEGANGPTTPEADRIFLERNIMVIPDMYLNAGGVTVSYFEWLKNLNHVSYGRLTFKYERDSNYHLLMSVQESLERKFGKHGGAIPIVPTSEFQARISGASEKDIVHSGLAFTMERSARQIMRTANKYNLGLDLRTAAYVNAIEKVFQVYNEAGLIFT; from the exons ATGTACCGGTACTTCGGAGAGCTACTCACCCGGGGAGCAGGCAGCGTCCTGGCCTCGGGCTGCTCCGCTGCTGACTCGGCTCTACCGGCGACCGCCGCGTCCCTGCTGCGCTACCGCTGCTACAGCCAGGCCGTGGACCGGGACGACGACCCGAACTTCTTCACCATGGTGGAGGGGTTCTTCGACCGAGGAGCCGCTATCGTGGAGGACCAGCTGGTGGAGAGCCTGAAGACCCGGGAGAGCGCCGAGCAGAAGAGGAAGCGAGTCCGCGGGATCCTGCGGATCATCAAGCCGTGTAACCACGTCCTGAGCGTCAGCTTCCCCATCAAGAAGGACAGCGGCGAGTGGGAGGTGATCGAGGGCTACCGGGCTCAGCACAGCCAGCACAGGACGCCCTGCAAGGGAG GTATCCGTTACAGCACAGACGTCTCTGTGGACGAGGTGAAAGCTCTGGCGTCACTGATGACCTACAAATGTGCCGTCGTCG ATGTGCCGTTTGGTGGAGCCAAAGCTGGAGTGAAGGTCAACCCAAGAAATTACTCT gacACTGAGCTAGAGAAAATCACCAGGAGATTCACTATCGAGCTCGCCAAGAAAGGCTTCATCG GGCCCGGTATCGATGTTCCAGCTCCCGACATGAGCACCGGGGAGAGGGAGATGTCCTGGATCGCCGACACCTTCGCCACGACCATGGGACACTAT gACATCAATGCTCACGCCTGCGTCACCGGGAAACCCATCAGTCAGGGAGGCATCCACGGTCGCATCTCTGCCACCGGTCGAGGAGTTTTCCATGGCATCGAGAACTTCATCAACGAGGCGGCCTACATGAGCCAGCTCGGGATGTGTCCCGGCTTCCAGGACAAGACCTTCGTCATCCAG GGTTTCGGTAACGTCGGCCTCCACTCGATGCGTTACCTTCATCGTTTTGGAGCGAAGTGTGTCGGCGTCGGAGAAATGGACGGAAACATCTGGAACCCCAACGGCATCGACCCCAAAGAGCTGGAGGACTACAAACTG GCTAACGGGACGATCGTGGGATTCCCGAACTCGACGCCGTATGAAGGAAACATCCTGGAGGCCGACTGCGACATCTTGATCCCTGCCGCCAGCGAGAAACAGCTGACCAAGAGCAACGCCCACAAGATCAAGgccaag ATCATTGCTGAGGGAGCGAACGGTCCGACCACGCCTGAAGCCGACAGAATCTTCCTGGAGAGAAACATCATGGTGATCCCG gACATGTACCTGAACGCAGGTGGAGTGACAGTGTCGTATTTCGAGTGGCTGAAGAATCTGAACCACGTCAGTTACGGCCGACTCACCTTCAAATACGAGAGAGACTCCAACTACCACCTGCTGA TGTCGGTTCAGGAGAGTTTAGAGAGGAAGTTTGGAAAACATGGAGGAGCAATCCCGATCGTCCCGACATCCGAGTTCCAGGCCAGAATCTCT GGAGCGTCTGAGAAAGACATCGTTCACTCCGGTCTGGCCTTCACCATGGAGCGTTCTGCAAGG CAAATCATGAGGACAGCCAATAAGTACAATCTTGGTTTGGACCTGAGGACGGCGGCGTACGTCAACGCCATTGAGAAAGTGTTCCAGGTTTACAACGAGGCCGGGCTCATCTTCACATAG